One region of Pleuronectes platessa chromosome 18, fPlePla1.1, whole genome shotgun sequence genomic DNA includes:
- the sync gene encoding syncoilin: MEDMDDSISSAGFEPLFIQEEAGDPDRTLIVQRERSTPQSELPFPGTRLNPSSLIRPYLHEMDDLLKSCEDLTGIPFVSRFSEGYTETSLSKSTHGWSEEEVTMESYRETSVSPHAYLSTSYMDTHMDGAEADEQPGQGQLQGMDTILSKREVSPQPEMPLTSAGSKLSNAMVQYEGQLLGMLSMLESCMEEAGMDFEPQDWATDAGQEYVHISKNPHLHSGTTLVPIQQKMPVKLENQPTQREPRAVEHAEGDSVSEDGSSGMTVGSTTNESRQNHLLCCENMAESLERSRIMDQGFLDQHISSLSPSGSSDCNENDPLYCEGTETQYMSHESTERQVDISETEVVDTEMPAEERRELTMDTIFLSTGRYELGELGSQMEECIQEVQRLEEKRKQLLAEVLKLRGNKNREEEAEWSNDEEEVTEEQMDSKVAELMDILKSEEEGRREERKKEIQSLREERAEEERRMWKVNLERQELQDELRKLKMRLFAMVRACTHSQASLNNQRREVELLKREEEKLQSLVLQLTEESCHLRSDKQQQLLQLQTQRQAQTSSQNSNAQQELTECRRQSCGDIQQYLQGGLRALENRYEPILLALLKRREATAGALVKAKEQAQELRAQLRPLSDEIQQLKLRRACLEEKLKIICIHRKEDAGRYKETVYFLEESSRELKTEFKIQKKKTKDIEEMRDRLTKQLRLCRAAIEDHNECDHEQET, translated from the exons ATGGAGGATATGGACGACAGCATTTCATCCGCTGGGTTCGAGCCTCTCTTCATCCAAGAAGAGGCCGGGGATCCAGACAGAACCCTCATTGTTCAGAGAGAGCGCAGCACGCCACAGTCGGAGCTCCCCTTCCCAGGAACACGGCTCAATCCATCATCTTTAATCAGGCCCTACCTACACGAGATGGACGACTTGCTGAAGAGCTGCGAGGACCTCACAGGAATCCCTTTTGTCTCGCGCTTCTCTGAAGGCTACACAGAAACAAGCCTGAGCAAATCAACTCACGGCTGGAGCGAAGAGGAGGTCACAATGGAGAGCTACAGAGAGACAAGTGTATCTCCTCATGCCTATCTTTCCACAAgctacatggacacacacatggatgggGCTGAAGCAGACGAGCAGCCAGGGCAAGGGCAGTTGCAAGGCATGGACACCATCCTCAGCAAGAGAGAAGTGTCTCCGCAGCCAGAAATGCCTCTTACCTCAGCCGGCAGCAAACTTAGCAATGCTATGGTGCAGTATGAGGGCCAGCTGCTGGGGATGTTGTCCATGCTGGAAAGCTGTATGGAGGAGGCCGGGATGGACTTTGAGCCACAGGACTGGGCGACAGATGCAGGTCAAGAATATGTGCACATCAGTAAGAATCCTCATCTTCACAGTGGGACGACACTGGTGCCCATTCAGCAGAAGATGCCAGTGAAGCTGGAGAACCAGCCAACGCAGAGAGAGCCCAGGGCTGTTGAACACGCAGAGGGAGATTCAGTCTCCGAGGACGGCAGCAGTGGAATGACAGTGGGTTCAACAACCAATGAAAGCCGGCAGAATCACTtgctttgttgtgaaaacatggCGGAAAGTCTGGAAAGGTCAAGAATAATGGATCAGGGGTTTCTTGATCAACATATAAGTTCTTTAAGCCCATCAGGCTCATCAGATTGTAACGAAAATGATCCATTGTACTGTGAAGGGACAGAGACACAATACATGTCTCACGAAagcacagagagacaggtagacATATCTGAGACCGAAGTCGTTGACACTGAAATGCCAGCTGAAGAGAGACGAGAGCTCACAATGGACACCATATTTCTGAGTACTGGTAGGTATGAATTAGGGGAGCTGGGTTCTCAGATGGAGGAGTGCATACAGGAAGTGCAGCGcttagaggagaagagaaagcaGCTGTTGGCGGAGGTGCTCAAATTGAGAGGgaataaaaacagagaggaagaggcagagtgGAGCAATGATGAGGAAGAAGTGACAGAAGAGCAAATGGACAGCAAAGTGGCGGAGCTGATGGATATACTGAAGAGTGAGGAAgaaggcaggagggaggagagaaagaaggagataCAGAGCCTcagggaggagagagcagaagaggagaggaggatgtggaAGGTCAACCTGGAGAGACAGGAGCTGCAAGATGAGCTCAGGAAGCTGAAAATGCGGCTCTTTGCCATGGTCAGGGCGTGTACCCACAGTCAGGCTTCTCTGAACAACCAGCGCCGCGAGGTGGAGCTGCTAAAGAGAGAGGAG GAGAAGCTGCAGTCGCTGGTGCTCCAGCTGACGGAGGAAAGCTGCCACCTCAGGTCGGacaaacaacagcagctctTGCAACTACAAACACAGCGACAGGCCCAGACCTCCAGTCAGAACTCCAACGCCCAGCAGGAGCTGACCGAGTGCAGGAGGCAGTCCTGTGGGGACATCCAGCAGTATTTGCAGGGTGGACTAAGAGCCCTGGAGAACAG GTACGAACCCATTTTGCTGGCATtgctgaagaggagagaggccACAGCTGGAGCTCTGGTGAAGGCTAAAGAGCAGGCCCAGGAACTGAGGGCACAGCTGAGACCCCTGAGCGATGAGATCCAACAGTTGAAGCTCCGCAGGGCTTGTTTGGAGGAGAAACTCAAAATAATCTGCATACACCGCAAAGAGGATGCAGGCCGCTACAAG GAGACAGTCTACTTtctggaggagagcagcagggaACTGAAGACTGAGTTCAAGATTCAGAAGAAGAAAACCAAAGAcatagaggagatgagagacagACTCACAAAACAGCTCCGGCTTTGCAG GGCTGCCATTGAAGACCATAACGAGTGTGATCATGAGCAGGAAACATGA